From one Agathobaculum sp. NTUH-O15-33 genomic stretch:
- the recD2 gene encoding SF1B family DNA helicase RecD2: MDEREYVMIRGTVQQIVFYNAENGYAVLRLLSEDGGEVTATGTFPNIGLGEQVILTGFWVTHPSYGEQFSTEAFERRLPSSVRGIAEYLGSGLIRGVGQRLAARIAEKFGEDTFDILMAEPERLTELRGITERKAKEIGRQFTEQSEMRLLMDFLNEHALPLSLTALLYKRLGASAIDALCENPYLLCDAYYEIDFKLADALAFNLGLSMLSEERADAGVIYTLSFNLDNGHTFIPVEKLVGAVCALLSEDDVVFDENRALESIDRLADGGKLVREFIAGRDAVYLRTMHEAEAYLAEALCHMAERNFEYDFDVDELLTALELDSAFPFSENQKQAIAKAAKNGLVILTGGPGTGKTTTVRGILEVFEALGLNTLLAAPTGRAAKRLSELTGMEAKTIHRLLEAGYAAGGRLAFQRSMTNPLECDAVILDEVSMVDISLMQALIEALPYGARLILVGDADQLPPVGPGNFLRDLIGSHCVPTIELTEIFRQAQKSDIVMNAHAVNAGQMPRASAADGDFFIMKRSDPAAVIETIAQLCVKRLPEHYGFAPSQIQVLSPARRQGSGTAPLNARLQEALNPPSADKAEKRFGETVFREGDRVMQVRNNYDIVWEKSGEEEAGTGIFNGDVGELVRIYPQQECLIVRFDDKLATYTFDMLNELELAYAVTVHKAQGSEFDAVVLALSSGIPRRLLTRNILYTAITRAKRLLVIVGSGETITYMVDNNQKGRRYSALKVRLRDKWQPGTEKTENSG, translated from the coding sequence GTGGACGAGAGAGAGTACGTAATGATACGCGGCACGGTGCAGCAGATCGTTTTCTACAATGCGGAAAACGGCTATGCCGTGCTGCGTCTCCTGTCCGAGGATGGGGGCGAGGTGACCGCGACCGGCACCTTTCCCAATATCGGACTGGGGGAACAGGTGATTCTGACCGGCTTTTGGGTCACGCATCCGTCCTATGGGGAACAGTTTTCCACCGAGGCGTTTGAACGCCGCCTGCCTTCGTCGGTGCGCGGTATCGCGGAGTATCTCGGCTCCGGCCTGATACGCGGCGTGGGTCAACGGCTCGCCGCGCGCATTGCCGAAAAGTTTGGAGAGGATACCTTTGATATCCTGATGGCCGAACCCGAGCGGTTGACCGAGCTGCGCGGCATCACCGAACGCAAGGCGAAAGAGATCGGCCGCCAGTTCACGGAACAGAGCGAAATGCGGCTGCTGATGGATTTTCTAAACGAGCATGCGCTGCCGCTCTCGCTGACCGCGCTGCTTTATAAGCGCCTCGGCGCAAGCGCGATCGACGCGCTGTGTGAAAACCCCTATCTGCTGTGCGACGCTTATTACGAGATTGATTTTAAACTGGCCGATGCGCTGGCGTTTAATCTGGGTCTGTCCATGCTATCCGAGGAACGGGCGGACGCGGGCGTGATTTATACGCTTTCTTTTAATTTGGATAACGGCCATACGTTTATTCCCGTGGAAAAGCTGGTGGGCGCGGTGTGCGCCCTGCTCAGCGAGGATGATGTGGTATTCGACGAAAACCGCGCGCTGGAAAGCATCGACCGGCTGGCCGACGGAGGCAAGCTTGTGCGGGAGTTCATCGCCGGGCGGGACGCGGTTTACCTGCGTACCATGCATGAAGCCGAGGCCTATTTGGCCGAAGCGCTGTGCCATATGGCGGAACGCAACTTTGAATATGATTTTGATGTGGACGAGCTGCTAACCGCATTGGAGCTGGACAGCGCGTTTCCGTTTTCGGAAAACCAAAAACAGGCGATCGCGAAAGCGGCAAAAAACGGCCTTGTCATTCTGACCGGCGGCCCCGGCACCGGTAAAACGACCACGGTGCGCGGCATTCTGGAGGTTTTTGAGGCGCTCGGTCTTAATACGCTGCTGGCCGCGCCTACCGGGCGCGCCGCCAAGCGCTTATCCGAATTGACCGGGATGGAGGCCAAGACCATACACCGCTTGTTGGAAGCGGGCTACGCCGCGGGCGGCCGGCTGGCCTTTCAGCGCAGTATGACCAATCCGCTCGAATGCGACGCGGTCATTTTGGACGAGGTATCCATGGTCGATATCTCGCTGATGCAGGCGCTGATCGAAGCGCTGCCCTATGGCGCGCGATTAATCCTCGTAGGCGACGCGGACCAGCTGCCACCCGTTGGGCCGGGCAACTTTCTGCGGGACCTGATCGGTTCGCACTGCGTGCCGACGATCGAGCTGACCGAGATATTCCGACAGGCGCAAAAGTCCGATATTGTAATGAACGCGCATGCGGTCAATGCGGGGCAGATGCCGAGGGCGTCTGCGGCCGATGGAGACTTTTTTATCATGAAGCGCTCGGACCCGGCGGCCGTCATAGAAACGATCGCGCAGCTCTGCGTCAAGCGATTACCCGAGCACTATGGATTTGCCCCTTCGCAGATTCAGGTATTGTCGCCCGCCAGACGGCAAGGGAGCGGCACGGCGCCGCTCAACGCTCGCTTGCAGGAGGCGCTTAACCCGCCAAGCGCGGACAAGGCGGAAAAGCGCTTTGGCGAAACCGTGTTCCGCGAAGGCGACCGCGTGATGCAGGTGCGCAACAATTATGATATCGTATGGGAAAAAAGCGGCGAGGAAGAAGCGGGCACCGGTATCTTTAACGGGGATGTGGGCGAGCTCGTCAGGATCTATCCGCAGCAGGAATGCCTGATCGTCCGCTTTGACGATAAGCTGGCTACATATACGTTTGACATGCTGAACGAATTGGAACTGGCCTATGCCGTAACGGTGCACAAGGCGCAGGGCAGCGAATTTGACGCGGTGGTGCTGGCTCTGTCCAGCGGCATCCCGCGCCGTTTGCTCACGCGCAATATTTTGTATACCGCGATCACGCGCGCCAAGCGGCTGCTGGTCATTGTCGGCAGCGGCGAGACCATTACCTACATGGTGGATAATAACCAGAAGGGCAGGCGTTACAGCGCGCTCAAGGTGCGGCTGCGCGACAAGTGGCAGCCGGGGACGGAAAAAACGGAAAATTCGGGGTAA
- the tuf gene encoding elongation factor Tu yields MAKEKFERNKPHINIGTIGHVDHGKTTLTAAITKVLALAGDAEYQAYDAIDKAPEEKERGITINTAHVEYQTDKRHYAHVDCPGHADYVKNMITGAAQMDGAILVVSSADGPMPQTREHILLARQVGVPYIVVFMNKVDQVDDEELLDLVEMEIRELLSSYDFPGDDVPVIRGTALGVLESDSKDPNAPEYKCIRELMDAVDEYIPTPERKADLPFIMPVEDVFSITGRGTVATGRVERGQLKLSEEVEIVGLMEAPRKTVVTGIEMFRKLLDYAEAGDNIGALLRGIQKTDIERGQVLAKPGSIHPHTKFRGQVYVLKKEEGGRHTPFFNNYRPQFYFRTTDVTGVIALPEGVEMCMPGDNVEMDVELITPIAIEEGLRFAIREGGRTVGSGVVIKINE; encoded by the coding sequence ATGGCTAAGGAAAAGTTTGAAAGAAATAAGCCGCATATTAACATCGGCACCATCGGCCACGTTGACCACGGCAAGACCACGCTGACCGCGGCTATCACCAAGGTTCTGGCTCTCGCGGGCGACGCGGAGTATCAGGCCTATGACGCGATCGATAAGGCGCCGGAAGAGAAAGAGCGCGGCATCACGATCAATACCGCTCACGTTGAGTACCAGACCGACAAGCGCCACTACGCGCACGTCGACTGCCCGGGCCACGCTGACTACGTTAAGAACATGATCACCGGCGCTGCTCAGATGGACGGTGCTATTCTGGTTGTTTCTTCTGCTGACGGCCCGATGCCCCAGACCCGCGAGCACATCCTGCTTGCCCGTCAGGTTGGCGTTCCCTATATCGTTGTATTCATGAACAAGGTCGATCAGGTCGACGACGAGGAGCTGCTCGATCTCGTAGAGATGGAGATTCGCGAACTGCTGTCCTCCTACGACTTCCCGGGCGACGACGTGCCGGTTATCCGCGGCACCGCGCTGGGCGTGCTGGAGTCCGACTCCAAGGATCCGAACGCTCCGGAGTACAAGTGCATCCGCGAGCTGATGGACGCTGTTGACGAGTATATCCCGACCCCCGAGCGCAAGGCGGACCTGCCGTTCATCATGCCTGTCGAGGACGTATTCTCCATCACCGGCCGTGGTACCGTTGCTACCGGCCGTGTTGAGCGCGGTCAGCTGAAGCTGAGCGAAGAAGTTGAGATCGTTGGTCTCATGGAAGCGCCCCGCAAGACCGTTGTTACCGGTATCGAAATGTTCCGCAAGCTGCTGGACTACGCTGAGGCTGGCGACAACATCGGCGCTCTGCTTCGCGGCATCCAGAAGACCGACATCGAGCGCGGTCAGGTTCTGGCTAAGCCGGGCTCCATCCACCCGCACACCAAGTTCCGCGGTCAGGTTTACGTTCTGAAGAAGGAAGAGGGCGGCCGTCACACCCCGTTCTTCAATAACTACCGCCCGCAGTTCTACTTCCGTACCACCGACGTTACTGGCGTTATCGCTCTGCCGGAAGGCGTTGAGATGTGCATGCCCGGCGACAACGTTGAAATGGACGTTGAGCTGATCACCCCCATCGCTATCGAGGAAGGCCTCCGCTTCGCTATCCGCGAAGGCGGCCGTACCGTTGGCTCCGGCGTTGTTATCAAGATCAACGAGTAA
- the fusA gene encoding elongation factor G, whose translation MPREYSLERTRNIGIMAHIDAGKTTTTERILFYTGVNHKIGETHDGGATMDWMEQEQERGITITSAATTCHWDGSQHQFPEHRINIIDTPGHVDFTVEVERSLRVLDGSVTVFCAKGGVEPQSETVWHQADKYQVPRMAFVNKMDIMGADFYNVVGMMKDRLKCNAVPIQLPIGVEDTFKGIVDLINMRAEVYYDDLGKDVRDEDIPEELQEKAQEYHDALIEAVAELDEDLMMKYLEGEEITVPEIKAALRKGVCNVEIIPVLCGTSYRNKGVQPLLDAVIEYMPAPTDIPDIKGINPKTDEEDSRPSSDEAPFSALAFKIATDPYVGRLTFFRVYSGTITAGSSVLNATKDNRERLGRILQMHANHRQDIDVVYSGDIAAAVGFKNTTTGDTLCDEKHPIILESMEFPEPVIRVAIEPKTKAGQEKMGIALSKLAEEDPTFRTYTDEETGQTIIAGMGELHLEIIVDRLLREFKVEANVGSPQVAYKETIRRSADVDQKYARQSGGKGQYGHCKIIVEPNESGKGYEFINKIVGGAIPKEYIEPVNQGIQGAMQAGILAGYPVVDVKVTLYDGSYHEVDSSEMAFKIAGSMAFKEAMRKADPVLMEPIMQVDVMVPEEYMGDVIGDLNSRRGQIQGMEARGGVQAIAAAVPLSEMFGYATTLRSRSQGRGQYTMQPSHYTEVPKNIQEKIIDQRNKNDN comes from the coding sequence ATGCCTAGAGAATATTCCCTAGAAAGAACCAGAAACATCGGCATCATGGCCCACATCGATGCCGGTAAAACCACCACCACCGAGCGTATCTTGTTTTACACCGGTGTAAACCACAAGATCGGCGAGACGCACGACGGCGGCGCGACGATGGACTGGATGGAGCAGGAACAGGAGCGCGGCATCACGATCACGTCCGCCGCGACCACCTGCCACTGGGACGGTTCCCAGCACCAGTTCCCGGAACACCGCATCAACATCATCGACACCCCGGGCCACGTTGACTTCACCGTTGAGGTAGAGCGCTCGCTGCGCGTACTGGACGGCTCCGTCACCGTATTCTGCGCCAAGGGCGGCGTTGAGCCGCAGTCTGAAACGGTTTGGCATCAGGCGGACAAGTATCAAGTCCCGCGTATGGCGTTCGTCAACAAGATGGACATCATGGGCGCCGATTTTTACAATGTCGTCGGCATGATGAAGGACCGCCTCAAGTGCAACGCCGTGCCGATCCAGCTGCCGATCGGTGTTGAGGATACCTTTAAGGGCATCGTCGACTTGATCAACATGCGCGCTGAAGTCTACTATGACGACCTCGGCAAGGACGTCCGCGACGAGGACATCCCGGAGGAGCTGCAGGAAAAGGCGCAGGAGTACCACGACGCGCTGATCGAAGCGGTCGCCGAGCTTGACGAGGATCTGATGATGAAGTACCTCGAGGGCGAGGAGATCACCGTTCCGGAGATCAAGGCCGCGCTGCGCAAGGGCGTGTGCAATGTTGAGATCATTCCGGTGCTGTGCGGCACCTCTTACCGCAACAAGGGCGTTCAGCCCCTGCTTGACGCGGTAATCGAGTATATGCCCGCGCCGACCGATATCCCGGATATCAAGGGTATCAACCCCAAGACCGATGAAGAGGACTCCCGCCCGTCTTCCGACGAAGCGCCGTTCTCCGCACTCGCGTTCAAGATCGCGACCGACCCGTACGTTGGCCGCCTGACATTCTTCCGCGTTTACTCCGGCACGATCACGGCCGGCTCCTCGGTGCTCAACGCCACCAAGGACAACCGTGAGCGTCTGGGCCGTATTCTGCAGATGCACGCCAACCACCGTCAGGATATCGACGTTGTTTACTCCGGCGATATCGCGGCGGCCGTAGGCTTTAAGAACACCACCACGGGCGACACGCTCTGCGATGAAAAGCACCCGATCATCCTCGAGTCCATGGAGTTCCCGGAACCGGTTATCCGCGTTGCGATCGAACCCAAGACCAAGGCCGGTCAGGAAAAGATGGGCATCGCGCTTTCCAAGCTGGCAGAAGAAGATCCGACCTTCCGCACCTACACGGATGAGGAAACCGGTCAGACCATCATCGCCGGCATGGGCGAATTGCACCTTGAGATCATCGTCGACCGTCTGCTCCGCGAGTTTAAGGTGGAAGCAAACGTAGGCTCTCCCCAAGTTGCGTACAAGGAAACCATCCGCCGTTCGGCTGATGTGGATCAGAAGTACGCCCGCCAGTCCGGCGGTAAGGGCCAGTACGGCCACTGTAAGATCATTGTTGAGCCGAACGAGTCCGGCAAGGGCTACGAGTTCATCAACAAGATCGTCGGCGGCGCGATCCCGAAGGAATATATCGAGCCTGTCAATCAGGGTATTCAGGGCGCAATGCAGGCCGGTATCCTTGCAGGCTACCCGGTCGTTGACGTGAAGGTAACGCTGTACGACGGCTCTTACCACGAAGTCGACTCTTCCGAAATGGCGTTCAAGATCGCCGGTTCCATGGCGTTTAAGGAAGCGATGCGGAAGGCCGACCCGGTGCTGATGGAGCCCATCATGCAGGTTGACGTTATGGTTCCGGAGGAGTATATGGGCGACGTAATCGGCGACCTGAACTCCCGCCGCGGCCAGATTCAGGGCATGGAAGCGCGCGGCGGCGTACAGGCCATCGCGGCGGCCGTCCCGCTTTCCGAAATGTTCGGCTATGCTACGACGCTTCGTTCGCGCAGTCAGGGCCGCGGCCAGTACACCATGCAGCCCAGCCACTACACCGAAGTGCCGAAGAACATTCAGGAGAAGATCATCGACCAGCGCAACAAAAACGATAACTAA
- the rpsG gene encoding 30S ribosomal protein S7, with the protein MPRRGNVPKRDVLPDPLYNSKLVTKLVNSIMLDGKKGVSQKVVYGAFDIIREKTGREPLEVFTEAMENIMPSLEVKARRVGGATYQVPMEVRPERRQTLGLRWMTKYSRARSEKTMRERLAGEIMDACNSLGGAVKKREDTHKMAEANKAFAHYRY; encoded by the coding sequence GTGCCAAGAAGAGGTAATGTCCCCAAGAGAGACGTTCTGCCCGATCCGCTTTATAATTCCAAGCTCGTCACGAAGCTGGTCAATTCGATCATGCTGGACGGCAAGAAGGGCGTTTCGCAGAAAGTCGTTTATGGTGCTTTTGATATCATCCGTGAAAAGACCGGACGGGAGCCGTTGGAGGTTTTCACCGAAGCGATGGAGAACATCATGCCGTCGCTCGAAGTTAAGGCCCGCCGTGTAGGCGGCGCCACCTATCAGGTTCCGATGGAAGTCCGTCCCGAGCGCCGTCAGACGCTGGGCCTTCGCTGGATGACCAAGTATTCGCGCGCGCGCAGCGAAAAGACCATGCGCGAGCGTTTGGCCGGCGAGATCATGGACGCCTGCAACAGCCTGGGCGGTGCTGTCAAGAAGCGTGAGGATACGCACAAGATGGCGGAAGCGAACAAGGCGTTCGCGCACTACCGTTATTAA
- the rpsL gene encoding 30S ribosomal protein S12 produces the protein MPTFNQLVRKGREAVTAKSTAPALQVGYNSQKKKATDQSAPQKRGVCTTVKTMTPKKPNSALRKVARVKLTNQMEVSAYIPGIGHNLQEHSVVMVRGGRVKDLPGVRYHIIRGTLDTQGVADRRQARSKYGAKRPKAGK, from the coding sequence ATGCCAACTTTTAACCAACTCGTCCGTAAGGGTCGCGAGGCAGTCACCGCCAAGTCCACGGCGCCGGCTCTGCAGGTAGGCTACAACTCTCAGAAGAAGAAGGCCACCGACCAGTCCGCTCCGCAGAAGCGCGGTGTTTGCACGACGGTTAAAACCATGACGCCGAAGAAGCCGAACTCCGCGCTTCGTAAGGTCGCTCGTGTTAAGCTGACCAACCAGATGGAAGTATCCGCTTACATCCCGGGTATCGGTCACAACCTGCAGGAGCACTCTGTCGTTATGGTTCGCGGCGGCCGTGTCAAGGATCTTCCTGGCGTGCGCTACCACATCATCCGCGGCACACTGGATACGCAGGGCGTAGCGGATCGCCGTCAGGCGCGCTCCAAGTACGGCGCGAAAAGACCTAAGGCAGGCAAGTAA
- a CDS encoding ribosomal L7Ae/L30e/S12e/Gadd45 family protein yields the protein MLSELRTAHKVIGVKQSKKAIRDGAAAEVFVALDAEKRVTAPIYELCGETNTKVSEITTMAELGDAAGIDVGAAVVTVLRQTS from the coding sequence ATGCTTTCAGAACTTCGCACGGCGCACAAGGTCATTGGTGTGAAGCAGTCGAAAAAAGCCATTCGGGACGGCGCGGCCGCCGAGGTCTTCGTCGCGCTGGACGCGGAAAAGCGCGTCACAGCACCCATCTATGAGCTTTGCGGCGAAACGAATACCAAGGTGAGCGAGATCACCACTATGGCGGAACTGGGCGACGCGGCCGGTATCGATGTCGGCGCCGCGGTGGTCACGGTTCTGCGCCAAACCAGCTGA
- the rpoC gene encoding DNA-directed RNA polymerase subunit beta', translating into MGYHTFNAIKIGLASPDLIREWSYGEVKKPETINYRTLKPEKDGLFCERIFGPTKDWECHCGKYKKVRFKGKVCDKCGVEVTRAKVRRERMGHIELAAPVSHIWYFKGIPSRMGLILDISPRVLEKVLYFASYIVIDPGDTPLMKKQILTEAEYRDMREKYEDDFKAGMGAESIKALLAELDLDKLSAELTAELHEASGQKRLRLIKRLEVAESFRLSGNRPEWMIMDVVPVIPPEIRPMVQLDGGRFATSDLNDLYRRVINRNNRLKRLLELGAPDIIVRNEKRMLQEAVDALIDNGRRGRPVTGPNNRALKSLSDMLKGKQGRFRQNLLGKRVDYSGRSVIVVGPDLKIYQCGLPKEMALELFKPFVMKKLVEDGTASNIKSAKKMVERAKTEVWDVLEGIIKGHPVMLNRAPTLHRLGIQAFEPVLVEGRAIRLHPLVCTAFNADFDGDQMAVHVPLSAEAQAEARLLMLSANNLLKPQDGKPVTIPSQDMVLGAYYLTIDRETEPGTGKIFRNADEALMAYDQGVVGIHAPIKVRMERDLGDRKISKLVDATPGRLIFNERIPQDLGFVDRSDPDKLLDLEIMFTAGKKELGKIIDRCIHVHGFNVTAEVLDSIKAMGYKYSTKGALTVAVADMSVPDEKPVLIGETEKKVALIDKKYKRGFITDDERYRLTVAEWEKTTGEVTKALQGNMEKFNPIQMMATSGARGSINQIRQLAGMRGLMASTSGKTIEIPIKSNFREGLSVLEYFISARGARKGLADTALRTADSGYLTRRLVDVSQDVIIREDDCGAVKGIWVEDIKEGNQIIEPLRERLLGRYPVNDIMDDAGNLIVSSSKMLDEADADRIIAAGIKRVQLRSVLECRARKGVCTHCYGMNLATGNPCGKGEAVGIIAAQSIGEPGTQLTMRTFHTGGVAGSDITQGLPRVEELFEARKPKKAATLAEIGGVVSIEESKRTTVKTVNITNRDSGEMVSYQLASSSGIRVEDGQTVAVGEQLNDGALNPHDILRILDPRAVHDYEIKEVQKVYRQQGVDINDKHIEVIVRQMMRKVRVEDAGDATVLPGSVMDLLEFEDCNKQVQSRIEAGEEGLQPAVSEPTLMGITKASLATDSWMSAASFQETTRVLTDAAIKGKVDPLLGLKENVIIGKLIPAGSGMTEYCDGHYEKTVDLDSNSSL; encoded by the coding sequence ATGGGATATCATACATTCAACGCCATAAAAATCGGCCTTGCCTCGCCCGACCTGATCCGTGAATGGTCGTACGGTGAGGTGAAAAAGCCCGAAACCATCAACTACCGCACGCTCAAGCCTGAAAAGGACGGCCTTTTCTGCGAGCGTATCTTTGGCCCAACCAAGGACTGGGAGTGCCACTGCGGCAAATATAAGAAGGTTCGCTTTAAGGGCAAGGTCTGCGATAAGTGCGGCGTAGAGGTCACCCGCGCCAAGGTCCGCCGCGAGCGCATGGGCCACATCGAGCTGGCCGCGCCCGTATCGCACATCTGGTATTTCAAGGGCATTCCGTCCCGCATGGGCCTGATTCTCGACATCAGCCCGCGCGTACTGGAAAAGGTGCTCTACTTTGCCTCTTATATCGTCATTGATCCCGGCGACACGCCGCTGATGAAGAAGCAAATCCTGACCGAAGCCGAGTACCGCGACATGCGCGAAAAGTACGAGGATGACTTCAAGGCCGGCATGGGCGCCGAATCGATCAAGGCTCTGCTAGCCGAGCTCGATCTGGATAAGCTTTCGGCGGAACTGACCGCCGAGCTGCACGAGGCTTCCGGCCAGAAGCGCCTGCGGCTTATCAAGCGCCTTGAGGTCGCGGAATCGTTCCGCCTTTCGGGCAACCGCCCGGAGTGGATGATCATGGACGTCGTGCCGGTCATCCCGCCCGAGATCCGTCCGATGGTACAGCTCGACGGCGGCCGCTTCGCAACGAGCGACCTCAACGACCTGTACCGCCGCGTGATCAACCGCAACAACCGCTTAAAGCGCCTGCTTGAGCTGGGCGCTCCCGATATCATCGTGCGCAACGAAAAGCGCATGCTGCAAGAGGCTGTGGACGCGCTGATCGATAACGGCCGCCGCGGCCGCCCGGTCACCGGTCCGAACAACCGCGCCCTCAAGAGCCTGTCCGACATGCTCAAGGGCAAGCAGGGCCGCTTCCGCCAGAACCTGCTGGGCAAGCGCGTCGACTACTCCGGCCGTTCGGTCATCGTCGTCGGTCCGGACCTGAAGATATATCAGTGCGGCCTGCCCAAGGAGATGGCGCTCGAACTGTTCAAGCCCTTCGTCATGAAGAAGCTGGTCGAGGACGGCACCGCCTCCAACATCAAGTCCGCCAAGAAGATGGTGGAGCGCGCCAAGACCGAGGTCTGGGACGTGCTGGAAGGCATCATCAAGGGCCACCCGGTCATGCTGAACCGCGCGCCCACGCTGCACCGTCTGGGCATTCAGGCGTTCGAGCCCGTCCTCGTCGAGGGCCGCGCCATCCGCCTGCACCCGCTGGTATGTACTGCGTTCAACGCCGACTTTGACGGCGACCAGATGGCGGTGCACGTGCCGCTTTCCGCCGAGGCGCAGGCCGAGGCCCGCCTGCTCATGCTGTCCGCGAACAACCTGTTGAAGCCGCAGGACGGCAAGCCCGTCACCATCCCCTCGCAGGACATGGTGCTTGGCGCTTACTACCTGACCATCGACCGCGAAACCGAGCCGGGCACCGGCAAGATCTTCCGCAACGCGGACGAGGCGCTGATGGCCTACGATCAGGGCGTTGTCGGCATCCACGCGCCGATCAAGGTGCGCATGGAGCGCGATCTGGGCGACCGTAAGATATCCAAGCTGGTCGACGCAACCCCGGGCCGTTTGATCTTCAACGAGCGCATTCCGCAGGATTTGGGCTTTGTCGACCGTTCCGATCCTGACAAGCTGCTGGACCTTGAAATCATGTTCACCGCGGGCAAGAAGGAGCTTGGCAAGATCATCGACCGCTGCATTCACGTGCACGGCTTCAACGTCACGGCCGAGGTGCTGGACTCGATCAAGGCCATGGGCTATAAGTATTCCACCAAGGGCGCGCTGACCGTTGCGGTTGCCGATATGTCGGTTCCGGATGAAAAGCCGGTGCTGATCGGCGAGACCGAAAAGAAGGTCGCCCTGATCGATAAGAAATACAAGCGCGGCTTTATCACGGACGACGAACGCTACCGCCTGACCGTTGCCGAGTGGGAAAAGACCACGGGCGAAGTCACCAAGGCGCTGCAGGGCAACATGGAGAAGTTCAACCCGATCCAGATGATGGCTACCTCGGGCGCTCGTGGTTCGATCAACCAGATCCGTCAGCTGGCCGGTATGCGCGGCCTGATGGCATCCACCTCCGGTAAGACGATCGAAATCCCGATCAAGTCCAACTTCCGTGAAGGCCTGTCGGTACTCGAGTACTTCATCTCCGCGCGTGGCGCCCGTAAGGGTCTGGCCGATACCGCGCTTCGTACCGCCGACTCGGGTTACCTGACCCGCCGTCTGGTCGACGTTTCGCAGGATGTCATCATCCGCGAGGACGACTGCGGCGCTGTCAAGGGCATCTGGGTAGAAGACATCAAGGAAGGCAACCAGATCATCGAGCCGCTGCGCGAGCGCTTGCTCGGCCGCTACCCGGTGAACGATATCATGGACGACGCGGGCAATCTGATCGTGTCCAGCAGCAAAATGCTGGATGAGGCGGACGCAGACCGCATCATCGCCGCCGGCATCAAGCGCGTGCAGCTGCGCAGCGTTCTGGAATGCCGCGCGCGCAAGGGCGTGTGCACCCATTGCTACGGCATGAACCTTGCCACCGGCAATCCGTGCGGCAAGGGCGAAGCGGTAGGCATTATCGCGGCCCAGTCGATCGGCGAGCCCGGCACCCAGCTGACCATGCGTACCTTCCACACCGGCGGCGTCGCCGGTTCGGATATCACGCAAGGTCTGCCCCGTGTAGAAGAACTGTTCGAGGCGCGCAAGCCCAAGAAGGCCGCGACCCTCGCGGAGATCGGCGGCGTGGTTTCGATCGAGGAATCCAAGCGCACCACGGTCAAAACCGTCAACATCACCAACCGCGACTCCGGCGAAATGGTTTCGTACCAGCTGGCTTCTTCCTCCGGCATCCGCGTGGAGGACGGCCAGACTGTCGCCGTGGGCGAGCAGCTCAACGACGGCGCGCTGAACCCGCACGATATTCTGCGCATCCTCGATCCGCGCGCCGTGCACGATTATGAGATCAAGGAAGTACAGAAGGTTTACCGCCAGCAGGGCGTTGATATCAATGATAAGCATATCGAAGTTATCGTCCGCCAGATGATGCGCAAGGTGCGCGTTGAGGACGCGGGCGACGCGACCGTGCTGCCCGGCTCGGTCATGGACCTGCTTGAGTTTGAGGACTGCAACAAGCAGGTGCAGAGCCGTATCGAAGCGGGCGAGGAAGGCCTGCAGCCTGCGGTCTCCGAGCCGACGCTGATGGGTATCACCAAGGCTTCTCTGGCTACGGATTCGTGGATGAGCGCCGCGTCCTTCCAGGAGACCACGCGCGTGCTGACCGACGCCGCCATCAAGGGCAAGGTCGACCCGCTGCTGGGCCTGAAGGAAAACGTTATTATCGGCAAGCTGATCCCCGCCGGTTCGGGCATGACCGAGTACTGCGACGGTCATTACGAAAAAACGGTGGATCTCGATTCCAACAGTTCCTTATAA